The genomic stretch CTATTATTAGTGTTGATCCAACTACTGGTCTAAGAAGAGAGGTCGCCTCACCCGCACAAGATACAGAAAATAGAAGAGCGTTTTTTAGAAAAAAATAGTCCGATCTTTAAACAGGCTTTAACGAAACCTCTCAAACTGCCCCGCCAATAAAGATGGTCTGATATAAACCTGATCTCTTTAGAAAACGTTGTTGAAACGTTTAAATCCTAATTTATTACGTTTCACCGCCAAATATTTGCTAAACTGAATCATGTTGTTGTATCTTTTGTTAATTTTCTTCTTTTTCTCTCCCCCAAAATCTTACTCCCAGGAAGCCACTCCCGCCGCCGGTCTTTTTGACACCTACAAAACCGACTACCTCTATCAGCGAAAAATCTATCAGGAAAACTATCTCGACTATTCCAAAAAAAAGGAAATCCACACCCAATACGGCACCCTGATTACTCAAGCCGACAAAAACGAAGCTACCACCAAAACTCTCATCGCCAGAAACACCATGCTCAAGGCCTATCTTATGGCCATTAGAGTAAATATGGACCAATATGAAGACCAAGATCCCATCGAAACCGAAATAATCCAAATAGAATTAGCAAAGCTCGAAGAGTGGCTAGACGAACAAAATTCGATAGTATCCTCTATCAACAATGAAAGCGATATCTCCGATTGGGCCGAAACGTTTAGATTCAAGTACATCACGATTCAACAACAAATTTATTCCTCTCTGGTCCAAAATGAAGTCAACCAGAAAACATTGGTTCTGAGAAAAATCCAAAAACTAGCCTCCGACATCCAAAATTCCCCCCAAGTCAGTCCCGAAAGTCAACAGTGGTTTTCTAGCCTACCGATAAAATCAGATTTGGTTGTCGCCAGTCTAGACAATGCCGTTAATAAAATGAAAAAAAAGCAGTACTCGGGCAATACTTTCAACAATTTTTACCCCGAAGCAAAAGCCGACCTCAATAAAGCCAATTTCTATCTATTAGAAATTATCGGTGACCTAAAATCAATTGTTTTAAAATTTACCAACTAATATGGCAGACGATCTCACCCAAAATATCGACACCCCACAGGACAATCCGGCCACCCCGGAAACGACCACTTCAAAAACAATTTTACCCAAAGATCCAAAAATCAAGCTTCTGGTCATTTTGGTCTCAGTCATAGCCATTCTTCTATTCATCGCCCTTATCGTTTCGGCCACAAAAAACGATCGGCCGACCCCCAAAAAGACCAAAGCTACCCCCACCCCCACAGAGTCTAATTTACCCCCTATTTCTCCCACCACCACCCTCGGTCAGTTTCCGGTAGAATTTCAGGCCCAGTTTGACGATATAGAAAAAGAAATGAACAGTCTGGAAAACTTACCTCCGCCCCAAATTGATACAAAAGTCGGCATCGAAGAATAATTTATTCCAAGACAGCGAAAACTCCGATCGTAAGATCGTGGATTTTTTACTTCCTCGAAAGATACCCACCCGTTTCAGTGCTAATAGAAATCTCATCCCCAACTTTTACAAAAAGCGGGACCTGAACTTTCGCCCCCGTATCTACCATCGCCGACTTCATCGCCGAAGTGGCCGTATCGCCCTTAACGGAATTTTCCGTTTCCACCACTTTACAAACAATACTTTTGGGCAAAGTTACCCCCACCGGGTTTTCTTCATAAAATTTAATCCTGAAAAGCAAACCTTCCTTCAAATAAACCTTATCATCTCCCATAATCTCCACCGGCACCATATATTGCTCAAAACTCCGCGGCTCAATAAAAACATAATTTGCTCCGTCAAAATACGAATATTCAGCCTCATGAGTTTCCACCATCACTTCCTCAACCTTTTCCCCCGATTTATAAGTAAATTCAACCACCCTTCCCGTATACAAGGACTTTAATTTCGTTTTATAAAACGCCGATCCCTTTCCGGGAGAAACAAAGGAAATATCCACCACCATGTGTGGCTCATCATGAAACATTATGTAAATTCCTTTTTTGAATTGTGCTGTCGAGATTGTCCCCATGTCTGGTATTTTACCTCCAAATTTTGGATTTTGCTAAAGCTGCTTCCCAAGTTTAAACCAAAAAAAATCCCAGAGCATGCTTTTTAGAGGAGCCACCCCGGGATCTGATGTGTAATATATCATAATATTATAAATACGTCAATTATACTAATCAGATACACACCCTCGCCGACTATGTCACATTAGTATTCACCCGTTTCCATTTGGCGGATAAATTGATTTACCCCCCGTGCCCAAGAACCATCAGAGTAAGGGCAATACTTTTTCATAATTAACTCCGCCGTATTCAAGCCCTTTTCAAAATACACCCTGTTTAGATATTCTGCGTAACTTCTTAGGGCCAAATCATAACTTTCAAACCGCAAAGTTCCTTTAGAATGTATCCCATAACCCCAACAGTTAAATGAACCCTCCGGGATTTTTTTGCACAAATTTGACTCCTGTTGGGCAATCGCCGGTATCCAATAATACTCAAAACCATAGGTATCGGACAGCTCACATATCAGCTCAGCGTAGTCAGCCAGCGGAGATTTATATTTTTCCAGATACCGCCTCACAATCAAGGGCCTGGCATCCGCCACCTCAAACTCCCCATTTCTGACAACATTTGTGTCTTCTTCATTCGACGCCGAGACAGCCAACCCCTCGTTACTACCCATGTCGTAAACAACGCTATAAGTTGATTTATGGCCGGGTTGATACTTTACAAAAGTCACTGTTTCCCACAGCAAAAATAATACCGATATTACACCAAACACCGACAAAAAGACCAGTCTTCCCACCACCAATATTGTTCTCTGCATTCGTATTTCATGATATCATACCCCTACTTATGAAAACAAACGTCAACGATATCGAGAAACAAAAAAACAAGACCTTTATCCTGAAAATCGTTCTCACCACAGAGGAGATAAATAGGGAATATACCTCCTCCCTAAAATCCGTCCAGTCAGGGTTTGAAACCAAAGGTTTTAGAAAAGGAAAAGCCCCTCTTGACCTGGTAGAGCAGCAAATTTCAAAACCAAAAATTCTCGAAGAAGTTGCCTCTCACCTTATCTCTCAGGCCTACGATCAAAAAATCAAAGAAAACAATCTCAAACCCATTATCCAACCTCAGATAAAAATTACAAATCCGCCCATCACCCTCGAAAAAGATTGGGAGATCGAAATCATTGGTTGCGAGTTGCCGGAAATTGAAATTGATCCAAAATATCAGCCTCAAGTCATCAAAATTAATTCTGCACCAGAAAAAAAAGAGCCCAAGGCCGAAAATGATCATGACCACAAACACGACAAATTGGACGAAATTTTAAACACGCTAATAAAACACTGCCGCGTCGATCTGCCCCCGATATTAATCAACTCTGATATCGAAAACCGCATGTCTCAGTTAGTCGATCAAACCTCCCAGGCAGGCATTACCGTTACCCAATATCTCAAAACCAGAAATCAGACTCTTGAACAATATAGGGCCGTCTTAACCCAGCAAATAGTAAACGAGTGGACCGTAAATCTTGCCATCGACAAAATCTCAAAAGATCAAAAAATGGAAGTCACCAAAGAAGAGACTGAGGCCCTTCTCAAACAAAACCCCAAAATGGCCAATAACCCAAATCTGGTTTACTACCTTATCACTCAGCAAAAGGTTTTTGACTACCTTCAACA from Candidatus Shapirobacteria bacterium encodes the following:
- the efp gene encoding elongation factor P, producing the protein MGTISTAQFKKGIYIMFHDEPHMVVDISFVSPGKGSAFYKTKLKSLYTGRVVEFTYKSGEKVEEVMVETHEAEYSYFDGANYVFIEPRSFEQYMVPVEIMGDDKVYLKEGLLFRIKFYEENPVGVTLPKSIVCKVVETENSVKGDTATSAMKSAMVDTGAKVQVPLFVKVGDEISISTETGGYLSRK
- a CDS encoding trigger factor translates to MKTNVNDIEKQKNKTFILKIVLTTEEINREYTSSLKSVQSGFETKGFRKGKAPLDLVEQQISKPKILEEVASHLISQAYDQKIKENNLKPIIQPQIKITNPPITLEKDWEIEIIGCELPEIEIDPKYQPQVIKINSAPEKKEPKAENDHDHKHDKLDEILNTLIKHCRVDLPPILINSDIENRMSQLVDQTSQAGITVTQYLKTRNQTLEQYRAVLTQQIVNEWTVNLAIDKISKDQKMEVTKEETEALLKQNPKMANNPNLVYYLITQQKVFDYLQHLR